AGCTTTGAGCCAGGAATAGGGTACTGCCAGAACCCTTCGGACAGAGGCAGACGCCTTGCTTCTCTCTTCTGTTAGGTTCATCGTTTTCCAGCTGCTTTCGGTATCGATGCTATTGATAATTCCCGCAAGCCGAATCCAAAATACAGCAAAGTTATAAAAAGGCAGCAGTGCTACCAGTCCTCCCAGACCGATATAATAGCGCTGCAGCTGCCCAAACCCCCTGAGATAACCGATGATGGTCAAATAATACAAATAGGCGGTCAGCACATACAGTAAGAAAATCAGACCCACGGAAAATAAGATCAATACCATTGAATAATTCTTAAATGCAAGACAGCCCAAAGCGAAATACCAGATCATCCTTGGAAAGGCGAAGGTATGGTCATAAAGTAGTGTTTTGATCATCGGCCTGCCGGGAATGGATTTTCTGCTATGTGAAAATAAATTTGAAACCTCCAGTTCGCCCCGCTGCCATCGCTGTCTCTGGGTGTAAAGCTCATTGAGCCCGAGGATGGGTTCTGACAAGAAGATCGCATTCTCGCATAGGTGCACTCTTTGCTTCAAAAGCAGCTTTACCTGAAAGGTAAGCTGGGTATCTTCAGAAACAGTTCCGGTATGATACAGCTGTGATTTTAAGATCGTGGATTTTCGAAAAGCAGAAAAAGCACCGGAAAGGGTATAAATCATATTCAGCTCCGAGTCATAATTTCTACCGGCCAGAAATGCCTGTGCATATTCAAGAAACTCAAGTCTTCGCAGCAGCCTTCTGCTCCGCTTGTCGCTCTCCTCTACAAGCTCCCAATCCGTCAGGATGACCCCCGTCATGCAATGAATACCGGAATTTTCCTCAAACCTCTGGACGAGGTTGCTCAGCGCATCCGATTGAAGACGGCCGTCACTATCGATATGAATGATATATTTCCCCTCGCTGTTGAACAACGCTAGATTTAATGCCTTGGACTTTCCCTGCTTTGCGCTGAGCCACTGAATCATCAATTCCGGAAACTCCTTCTGACATTGCTGAAACACAAGAAAGCTGTCATCGGATCCTTGATTGTGAACCAGCAAAATACGAATCATGTGCTTCGGATACGTCGAATGATCAATGGAAGCAATGCATGCTCTCAGAGTCTTCGCAGAGTTATAGATCGGTATGATGATACAGATCTCGGGATAATAGACTTCGTCTTTTACCTTGTTACCGAAAAACATCTTCTTGATCAGAATGAGAACACCGCCCAGTGCCGGGATGATCTCCAAAAGCAGCGGAATAATGACCCAGGCCATCCAAAAAACAATGGGACTGGCAAAATAATCAACGATGCTCATAGCGAAATCCCCCTACCTTTTGCCGGACAATCTGAGCCCTTGTAAATACATAGAAATATAATATTACCGATAAACCGTAAAACACCAGCCTTCCGATTACCGTATGGGCAAGATAAAAGATATCATTTCCAAAGAGATAGATTAAAATGCAAATCAGGTGGATCCTCAGGACATTGGCAGTAAAGATCCATAATACACCGCCAATACTGACCATTATTTTTTCAGAAAACCGGTATACTGGAAAGAACCAAAGCAGTGATAAAAATACCAGTATTTCGATCACACCGGAACATTCATAATCTACCGACAGCGAAATAGAGGAAGACTTACTCTCAATTAATAAAATCCCGTACTCGAAAAAAGAGGAATAGGTATTGGTCCATTCTCCCAGCAAGCCGGCAGCGGAAGATACGTAGCGTGACAGGTAGATTGTCAATACCGGCTCAACAAGAATCATGAGCAGGAGAAATAAACCCACACAGCCCCATAGGAACTTCCAGAATCTCAGCTTAGCATGGTGAAGAGCAGCAAGGCCCATCACCCACAAAAATCCATACAATATGATTCCGATCATCTCTGTCTCAATCTCCAAATCCGACCTTTGCGATTCGATCCCCAATTGTTACGGAAAAACAAAATCAGAGCGACCATTCCAAGGCAAAGCAGAATCCCTGCAATCGGTCCTGTTGAAGTTCCCACAGAGATTAGCGCTAGCTG
This genomic window from Clostridiales bacterium contains:
- a CDS encoding putative glycosyltransferase, exosortase G system-associated; amino-acid sequence: MSIVDYFASPIVFWMAWVIIPLLLEIIPALGGVLILIKKMFFGNKVKDEVYYPEICIIIPIYNSAKTLRACIASIDHSTYPKHMIRILLVHNQGSDDSFLVFQQCQKEFPELMIQWLSAKQGKSKALNLALFNSEGKYIIHIDSDGRLQSDALSNLVQRFEENSGIHCMTGVILTDWELVEESDKRSRRLLRRLEFLEYAQAFLAGRNYDSELNMIYTLSGAFSAFRKSTILKSQLYHTGTVSEDTQLTFQVKLLLKQRVHLCENAIFLSEPILGLNELYTQRQRWQRGELEVSNLFSHSRKSIPGRPMIKTLLYDHTFAFPRMIWYFALGCLAFKNYSMVLILFSVGLIFLLYVLTAYLYYLTIIGYLRGFGQLQRYYIGLGGLVALLPFYNFAVFWIRLAGIINSIDTESSWKTMNLTEERSKASASVRRVLAVPYSWLKALRKAVNRHIES
- the xrtG gene encoding exosortase family protein XrtG, translating into MIGIILYGFLWVMGLAALHHAKLRFWKFLWGCVGLFLLLMILVEPVLTIYLSRYVSSAAGLLGEWTNTYSSFFEYGILLIESKSSSISLSVDYECSGVIEILVFLSLLWFFPVYRFSEKIMVSIGGVLWIFTANVLRIHLICILIYLFGNDIFYLAHTVIGRLVFYGLSVILYFYVFTRAQIVRQKVGGFRYEHR